From Rhodamnia argentea isolate NSW1041297 chromosome 10, ASM2092103v1, whole genome shotgun sequence, a single genomic window includes:
- the LOC115726427 gene encoding rRNA biogenesis protein RRP5 isoform X1, whose amino-acid sequence MAAPKSRKGQARDGPKLSKDSKKPFKAKKQSGEAGRQKPVALQLEDDVPDFPRGGGSFLSRKEREEIHAEVDAQFEAERDLKKKKTKKMQRRGPTSEDDLGSLFGDGMTGKLPRFANRITLKNISPGMKLWGVIGEVNEKDLVVSLPGGLRGLVRASDAIDPVLDGETEESENNLLSSMFSIGHLVSCVVIQVDDDKKEKAKRKIWLSLRLSLVQKGFTLEVIQEGMVLSAYVRSVEDHGYILHYGSPSFTGFLQKASEDESKGPELKVGKLLQGVIKSIDKARKVVYLNPDLDMVSKFVTKDVKGISIDLLVPGMMVNARVQSTIENGIMLSFLTYFTGTVDMFHLENALPSKSWMDSYAKNKKVNARILFVDPFSRAIGLTMNPYLSQNKAPPLHTRVGDIYENAKIVRVDRGLGILLEIPSPPQSTSAYVSVSDIAEGEGLKLEKKFKEGNCVRVRIFGIRHLEGLAVGVLKATAFEGSVFTHSDVKPGMVVRAKVLVVDTFGAIVQFSGGVKALCPLPHMSEFEIAKPRKKFKVGAELVFRVLGCKSKRITVTHKKTLVKSKLAIISLYSDATDGLITHGWITKIEKHGCFVRFYNGVQGFAPRHELGLEPGSDPSSMYHVGQVVKCRVTGSVPAARRINLSFLMKPARISEDDMVRLGSLVSGVVEAVSPRGVVIYVKAKSFFKGTIPIEHLADHHEHAMLMESVLKPGYEFQQLLVLDIEGNTLLLSAKSSLINAAADLPSDLHQVHPNSTVHGYICNIIETGCFVRFLGRLTGFSPRKKAMDALRATPLEAFFIGQSVRSNILDVDNETGRITLSLKQSCCSSTDASLIQEYYFSEDKIARLQSPTLSGTELKWVERFKIGSIVEGKVQEKKDYGVVVSFNDYADVLGFITHYQLGGSSVEVGSVVQAAVLDVAKVGRLVDLSLKQVFVNKVNNESSNSHAEKKKRKREAKKNAELNQTVAAVVEIVKENYLVLAIPECNYAVGYALIYDYNTQKAPQRQFLNGESVTATVVALPTPATMGRLLLLLKSFADVSATSSSKKARKMLNFNVGSLVHAEITGIKPLEMQLKFGVHLHGRVHITEVNDDNFVDNPLKNFKVGQKLSARIIAKADSSNKRTNNQWELSIKPSLLSDAHVIGEDFASEDFNITAGQRVSGYLYKVDSEWAWISISRHVKAQLFVLDSACETSELQNFQNRFNVGKVFSGYVLSSNKEKKLLRLVPCPFSNGNYHGEQQKIDDSSEQKLKDDVTAHMHEGDILGGRISKILPGVGGLVVQLGPSVYGRVHYTEITGSWVSEPLSGHHEGQFVKCKVIEISHTAQGSVHIDLSLRASLDGMGVQGTEDLSDRNGYCKRVEKIEELRPNMVVQGYVKNMTPKGCFVLLSRKIDAKILVSNLSDGYVNNLEKEFPVGKLVEGRVLSVETLSKRVEVTLRASNAANNERSRIDSLSSLKIGSIVSGRIRRVESYGLFVTINQTNLVGLCHISELSDDPVDNIESKYKAGEEVRVKILKVDEERRRISLGMKNSYFTSVNGIQLPSDEESDELIRENGYGDETKLMLPSSGSHVIQHVISNNDSEEDAALAQAQSRAWIPPLEVTLDEIEHLNEDNTIIPEEGHNNEVKNVEKNRKQTKKKEKEEREREIRAAEERLLEKDIPRTADEFERLVRSSPNSSFVWIKYMAFMLSLADIEKARSIAERALRTINVREENEKLNIWVAYFNLENEYGNPPQESVLKVFQRALQYCDPKKVHLAILAMYERTEQNKLVDDLLEKMVKKFKHSCKVWLRRVQWLLKQHNEGVQPIVNRALLSLPQHKHIKFISQTAILEFKCGVPDRGRSLFEGILRQYPKRTDLWSIYLDQEIKLGDTDVIRALFERATSLSLPLKKIKFLFKKYFAFEKTLGDEERIEYVKRKAMEYAESTQE is encoded by the exons ATGGCGGCGCCGAAGTCTCGGAAGGGCCAGGCGAGAGACGGTCCGAAGCTCTCGAAGGACTCCAAGAAACCGTTCAAAGCCAAGAAGCAGTCCGGCGAAGCGGGGCGGCAAAAGCCTGTGGCCTTACAGCTCGAGGACGACGTGCCTGACTTTCCCAGAG GTGGAGGAAGTTTTCTCAGTCGAAAAGAACGTGAGGAAATTCATGCGGAAGTCGATGCACAGTTTGAGGCTGAGAGggatttaaagaaaaagaaaacgaaaaagatgCAGAGGAGGGGACCTACTTCAGAAGATGATCTGGGTTCACTTTTTGGGGATGGTATGACTGGGAAATTGCCTAGATTTGCAAACAGAATCACTTTGAAG AATATTTCTCCCGGTATGAAGCTTTGGGGAGTCATCGGTGAAGTGAATGAGAAAGATCTCGTTGTTAGTCTTCCTGGGGGATTACGTGGTCTAGTTCGGGCATCAGATGCAATAGATcctgttttagatggtgaaacTGAG GAAAGTGAAAATAATTTACTGTCGAGCATGTTCAGTATTGGGCATCTTGTATCTTGTGTTGTAATTCAAGTAGATGAtgataaaaaagagaaagcaaaacGAAAGATCTGGCTCTCGTTGCGTCTCTCTTTGGTGCAAAAGGGATTTACACTAGAAGTCATTCAAGAAGGGATG GTCCTCTCAGCATACGTCAGAAGTGTTGAAGATCATGGTTACATTCTCCACTATGGCTCACCTTCCTTTACAGGATTTTTGCAAAAAGCCAGCGAAGATG AGAGTAAGGGTCCTGAATTAAAAGTCGGGAAACTTTTGCAAGGAGTCATCAAAAGCATCGATAAAGCTCGGAAAGTTGTTTATTTGAACCCTGACCTGGATATGGTGTCGAAATTTGTG ACAAAGGACGTGAAGGGCATCTCAATTGATCTTCTTGTTCCTGGTATGATGGTTAATGCTCGTGTGCAATCAACCATTGAGAATGGGATCATGCTATCATTCCTTACATACTTCACTGGAACG GTTGATATGTTCCACTTAGAGAATGCTTTACCTTCAAAAAGTTGGATGGACAGTTACGCTAAAAATAAGAAG GTCAATGCTCGGATTTTATTTGTCGATCCTTTTAGTAGAGCGATCGGTTTGACTATGAATCCATATCTTAGTCAAAATAAGGCTCCTCCTTTG CATACTAGGGTAGGCGAtatttatgagaatgcaaaaatAGTCAGAGTAGACAGAGGGTTGGGCATTCTGCTCGAGATCCCTTCTCCTCCTCAGTCTACTTCAGCATATGTTAGC GTATCAGATATTGCTGAAGGGGAAGGTCTTAAACTGGAAAAGAAGTTTAAGGAAGGAAATTGTGTACGTGTTAGGATTTTTGGGATCAGGCATTTGGAAGGGCTAGCTGTTGGAGTTTTGAAG GCTACTGCTTTTGAAGGATCGGTTTTTACCCACTCTGACGTCAAGCCTGGGATGGTGGTGAGAGCTAAGGTGTTAGTTGTCGATACCTTTGGTGCTATTGTTCAGTTTTCTGGTGGCGTAAAGGCCCTTTGTCCACTTCCACATATGTCTGAGTTTGAAATTGCAAAACCTCGAAAAAAGTTCAAG GTCGGAGCTGAGCTGGTGTTCCGTGTGCTTGGTTGCAAATCTAAGAGAATAACTGTCACCCACAAGAAGACACTT GTGAAGTCAAAACTCGCAATTATTAGCTTATATTCAGACGCTACTGATGGACTTATAACCCATGGGTGGATaaccaaaattgaaaaacatgGATGCTTTGTCCGGTTCTACAATGGTGTCCAAGGATTTGCTCCTAG ACATGAACTGGGGCTAGAACCTGGATCAGATCCAAGTTCAATGTATCACGTCGGACAAGTTGTCAAGTGCAGAGTAACTGGTTCTGTTCCTGCGGCACGAAGGATCAATCTAAGTTTTCTGATGAAGCCCGCGAG GATTTCTGAAGATGATATGGTCAGGTTGGGCAGCCTTGTTTCAGGAGTGGTCGAGGCAGTTAGTCCTCGTGGGGTTGTTATATATGTTAAGGCAAAAAGTTTCTTCAAGGGTACAATTCCTATTGAGCATTTGGCGGATCACCATG AGCATGCTATGTTAATGGAATCAGTGTTGAAGCCTGGATATGAGTTTCAGCAGCTCCTTGTTCTAG ACATTGAAGGAAACACTTTGTTACTTTCCGCAAAGAGTTCCCTCATCAACGCAGCTGCGGATCTTCCTTCTGATCTGCATCAAGTACATCCAAATTCGACTGTCCAT GGATACATCTGCAATATCATAGAGACAGGTTGCTTTGTTCGTTTCCTTGGCCGTTTGACTGGTTTCTCTCCAAGGAAAAAG GCGATGGATGCGCTGAGAGCGACTCCTTTGGAGGCCTTTTTCATCGGGCAGTCTGTTCGGAGTAACATACTTGAT GTTGACAATGAAACAGGTAGAATAACACTTTCCTTGAAGCAATCATGTTGCTCTTCGACCGATGCATCCTTGATTCAAGAATACTACTTCTCAGAGGATAAG ATTGCTAGGCTCCAATCTCCAACCTTAAGTGGAACTGAGCTAAAATGGGTCGAAAGATTCAAAATTGGCAGTATTGTTGAGGGAAAAGTCCAGGAGAAAAAAGATTATGGAGTGGTTGTCAGTTTCAACGACTATGCTGATGTACTTGGTTTTATTACTCACTATCAGT TAGGAGGCAGTTCTGTGGAAGTAGGATCTGTTGTTCAAGCTGCGGTTCTCGATGTTGCCAAAGTAGGGCGGCTTGTGGATTTGTCTCTAAAGCAAGTGTTTGTTAACAAGGTCAACAACGAAAGTTCTAATAGCCATGCTGAAAAGAAG aaGCGTAAGAGAGAAGCGAAAAAAAACGCAGAGCTGAATCAGACTGTCGCTGCAGTGGTAGAGATTGTGAAAGAAAATTATCTG gttctTGCAATTCCTGAGTGTAACTATGCTGTGGGATATGCACTGATATACGATTATAACACGCAAAAGGCCCCTCAGAGACAATTTTTGAATGGAGAAAG TGTCACTGCCACTGTTGTGGCACTTCCTACTCCTGCTACCATGGGAAGGttgctcttgcttctcaaatcTTTTGCTGATGTCAGCGCCACATCAAGTTCAAAGAAGGCTAGAAAAATGTTGAATTTCAATGTGGGATCTCTTGTACATGCTGAG ATTACTGGAATCAAGCCTCTTGAAATGCAACTAAAATTCGGGGTTCATCTGCATGGGAGAGTTCACATAACAGAG GTCAATGATGATAACTTTGTGGACAatccattaaaaaatttcaaagttgggCAAAAGCTAAGTGCCAGAATCATTGCAAAAGCTGACTCATCAAATAAGCGGACAAACAATCAGTGGGAGCTGTCTATAAAACCATCCTTACTTAGTG ATGCCCATGTAATTGGGGAAGATTTTGCTTCTGAAGATTTTAATATCACTGCTGGACAACGTGTCTCTGGTTATTTATATAAGGTGGATAGTGAATGGGCCTGGATATCCATATCTCGGCATGTGAAGGCTCAGCTGTTTGTTCTAGATAGTGCATGTGAAACAAGTGAACTTCAAAACTTCCAGAATCGCTTTAATGTGGGAAAAGTTTTTTCCGGATATGTTTTAAGCAGCAACAAGGAGAAAAAATTGTTGCGGTTGGTACCATGTCCTTTCTCAAATGGGAATTATCATGGTGAacagcaaaagattgatgattCGAGTGAGCAAAAGCTAAAAGATGACGTTACAGCACATATGCATGAAGGGGACATCCTGGGTGGCAGAATTTCCAAAATTCTTCCTGGTGTAGGTGGATTGGTTGTCCAGCTAGGCCCTTCAGTTTATGGTCGGGTTCACTATACTGAAATAACAGGCTCATGGGTGTCTGAACCGTTATCTGGGCATCATGAAGGACAATTTGTGAAATGCAAGGTCATTGAAATCTCTCACACAGCCCAGGGAAGTGTACATATCGATCTGTCTCTACGAGCTTCGCTGGATGGAATGGGTGTTCAGGGCACTGAGGATCTCTCTGACAG GAATGGTTATTGCAAACGTGTGGAAAAGATTGAGGAGCTACGTCCTAATATGGTTGTACAG GGTTATGTTAAAAATATGACGCCTAAAGGatgttttgttttgctttctcggaagattgatgcaaaaattCTCGTATCTAATTTGTCTGATGGGTATGTTAATAATCTGGAGAAAGAATTTCCTGTGGGAAAACTTGTCGAGGGCAG GGTGTTATCTGTGGAAACATTATCAAAGAGAGTTGAAGTTACTCTGAGAGCATCCAATGCAGCCAACAATGAAAGATCAAGAATTGACAGTTTATCGAGCCTGAAGATTGGAAGTATTGTATCTGGGCGAATAAGGCGAGTGGAGTCATACGGTCTTTTTGTCACCATCAACCAAACCAACTTG GTTGGACTATGTCATATATCGGAGCTCTCGGATGATCCTGTTGACAATATTGAATCTAAATACAAAGCAGGGGAGGAAGTTAGGGTGAAGATACTGAAG GTTGATGAGGAAAGACGCCGAATCTCTCTTGGGATGAAAAACTCATACTTCACAAGTGTCAATGGTATTCAACTACCTTCAGATGAGGAATCTGATGAATTAATTAGAGAAAATGGATATGGAGATGAAACCAAGCTGATGTTGCCATCCAGCGGTTCTCATGTGATCCAGCATGTGATCAGTAATAATGACAGTGAAGAAGATGCTGCTCTTGCACAAGCACAATCTAGAGCTTGGATTCCCCCACTTGAGGTCACTCTCGATGAAATTGAGCACCTAAATGAAGATAACACGATCATTCCAGAGGAAGGTCACAACAATGAGGTCAAAAACGTTGAGAAGAACaggaaacaaacaaagaagaaagagaaggaagagag GGAGCGAGAGATCCGGGCTGCTGAGGAAAGACTTCTGGAGAAGGACATTCCTAGGACGGCTGATGAATTTGAAAGGCTTGTTAGAAGCTCTCCTAATAGCAGTTTTGTTTGGATAAAATACATGGCCTTCATGCTCTCTTTAGCTGATATTGAGAAGGCTCGTTCCATCGCTGAAAG GGCACTGCGAACAATTAATGTAcgagaagaaaatgagaagctTAATATCTGGGTTGCTTACTTTAATCTGGAAAACGAGTATGGAAATCCTCCCCAG GAGTCTGTTCTGAAAGTATTTCAAAGAGCTCTACAATACTGTGATCCTAAAAAGGTTCATTTAGCTATTTTAGCGATGTATGAAAGGACAGAGCAAAATAAGTTGGTCGATGACCTCCTTGAGAAAATGGTCAAGAAGTTTAAGCATTCATGCAAG GTTTGGTTGAGGCGTGTGCAGTGGCTTTTGAAACAACATAATGAAGGTGTTCAGCCTATTGTAAATCGTGCTCTATTAAGTCTTCCTCAGCATAAACATATAAAGTTCATTTCACAAACTGCAATTTTGGAGTTTAAATGCGGAGTTCCTGATAGAGGTCGCTCTCTGTTTGAGGGAATACTGCGACAGTATCCAAAGAGGACTGATCTTTGGAGCATCTATCTTGACCAA GAGATAAAACTAGGAGATACAGATGTCATTCGCGCACTCTTTGAGAGAGCAACTAGTCTAAGCCTTCCACTCAAAAAGATTAAG TTCTTGTTCAAGAAATATTTTGCTTTTGAGAAAACCTTGGGCGATGAAGAACGAATCGAATATGTGAAGCGCAAGGCTATGGAATATGCTGAGAGTACACAGGAGTAA
- the LOC115726427 gene encoding rRNA biogenesis protein RRP5 isoform X2, translating into MAAPKSRKGQARDGPKLSKDSKKPFKAKKQSGEAGRQKPVALQLEDDVPDFPRGGGSFLSRKEREEIHAEVDAQFEAERDLKKKKTKKMQRRGPTSEDDLGSLFGDGMTGKLPRFANRITLKNISPGMKLWGVIGEVNEKDLVVSLPGGLRGLVRASDAIDPVLDGETEESENNLLSSMFSIGHLVSCVVIQVDDDKKEKAKRKIWLSLRLSLVQKGFTLEVIQEGMVLSAYVRSVEDHGYILHYGSPSFTGFLQKASEDESKGPELKVGKLLQGVIKSIDKARKVVYLNPDLDMVSKFVTKDVKGISIDLLVPGMMVNARVQSTIENGIMLSFLTYFTGTVDMFHLENALPSKSWMDSYAKNKKVNARILFVDPFSRAIGLTMNPYLSQNKAPPLHTRVGDIYENAKIVRVDRGLGILLEIPSPPQSTSAYVSVSDIAEGEGLKLEKKFKEGNCVRVRIFGIRHLEGLAVGVLKATAFEGSVFTHSDVKPGMVVRAKVLVVDTFGAIVQFSGGVKALCPLPHMSEFEIAKPRKKFKVGAELVFRVLGCKSKRITVTHKKTLVKSKLAIISLYSDATDGLITHGWITKIEKHGCFVRFYNGVQGFAPRHELGLEPGSDPSSMYHVGQVVKCRVTGSVPAARRINLSFLMKPARISEDDMVRLGSLVSGVVEAVSPRGVVIYVKAKSFFKGTIPIEHLADHHEHAMLMESVLKPGYEFQQLLVLDIEGNTLLLSAKSSLINAAADLPSDLHQVHPNSTVHGYICNIIETGCFVRFLGRLTGFSPRKKAMDALRATPLEAFFIGQSVRSNILDVDNETGRITLSLKQSCCSSTDASLIQEYYFSEDKIARLQSPTLSGTELKWVERFKIGSIVEGKVQEKKDYGVVVSFNDYADVLGFITHYQLGGSSVEVGSVVQAAVLDVAKVGRLVDLSLKQVFVNKVNNESSNSHAEKKKRKREAKKNAELNQTVAAVVEIVKENYLVLAIPECNYAVGYALIYDYNTQKAPQRQFLNGESVTATVVALPTPATMGRLLLLLKSFADVSATSSSKKARKMLNFNVGSLVHAEITGIKPLEMQLKFGVHLHGRVHITEVNDDNFVDNPLKNFKVGQKLSARIIAKADSSNKRTNNQWELSIKPSLLSDAHVIGEDFASEDFNITAGQRVSGYLYKVDSEWAWISISRHVKAQLFVLDSACETSELQNFQNRFNVGKVFSGYVLSSNKEKKLLRLVPCPFSNGNYHGEQQKIDDSSEQKLKDDVTAHMHEGDILGGRISKILPGVGGLVVQLGPSVYGRVHYTEITGSWVSEPLSGHHEGQFVKCKVIEISHTAQGSVHIDLSLRASLDGMGVQGTEDLSDRNGYCKRVEKIEELRPNMVVQGYVKNMTPKGCFVLLSRKIDAKILVSNLSDGYVNNLEKEFPVGKLVEGRVLSVETLSKRVEVTLRASNAANNERSRIDSLSSLKIGSIVSGRIRRVESYGLFVTINQTNLVGLCHISELSDDPVDNIESKYKAGEEVRVKILKVDEERRRISLGMKNSYFTSVNGIQLPSDEESDELIRENGYGDETKLMLPSSGSHVIQHVISNNDSEEDAALAQAQSRAWIPPLEVTLDEIEHLNEDNTIIPEEGHNNEVKNVEKNRKQTKKKEKEERSFCY; encoded by the exons ATGGCGGCGCCGAAGTCTCGGAAGGGCCAGGCGAGAGACGGTCCGAAGCTCTCGAAGGACTCCAAGAAACCGTTCAAAGCCAAGAAGCAGTCCGGCGAAGCGGGGCGGCAAAAGCCTGTGGCCTTACAGCTCGAGGACGACGTGCCTGACTTTCCCAGAG GTGGAGGAAGTTTTCTCAGTCGAAAAGAACGTGAGGAAATTCATGCGGAAGTCGATGCACAGTTTGAGGCTGAGAGggatttaaagaaaaagaaaacgaaaaagatgCAGAGGAGGGGACCTACTTCAGAAGATGATCTGGGTTCACTTTTTGGGGATGGTATGACTGGGAAATTGCCTAGATTTGCAAACAGAATCACTTTGAAG AATATTTCTCCCGGTATGAAGCTTTGGGGAGTCATCGGTGAAGTGAATGAGAAAGATCTCGTTGTTAGTCTTCCTGGGGGATTACGTGGTCTAGTTCGGGCATCAGATGCAATAGATcctgttttagatggtgaaacTGAG GAAAGTGAAAATAATTTACTGTCGAGCATGTTCAGTATTGGGCATCTTGTATCTTGTGTTGTAATTCAAGTAGATGAtgataaaaaagagaaagcaaaacGAAAGATCTGGCTCTCGTTGCGTCTCTCTTTGGTGCAAAAGGGATTTACACTAGAAGTCATTCAAGAAGGGATG GTCCTCTCAGCATACGTCAGAAGTGTTGAAGATCATGGTTACATTCTCCACTATGGCTCACCTTCCTTTACAGGATTTTTGCAAAAAGCCAGCGAAGATG AGAGTAAGGGTCCTGAATTAAAAGTCGGGAAACTTTTGCAAGGAGTCATCAAAAGCATCGATAAAGCTCGGAAAGTTGTTTATTTGAACCCTGACCTGGATATGGTGTCGAAATTTGTG ACAAAGGACGTGAAGGGCATCTCAATTGATCTTCTTGTTCCTGGTATGATGGTTAATGCTCGTGTGCAATCAACCATTGAGAATGGGATCATGCTATCATTCCTTACATACTTCACTGGAACG GTTGATATGTTCCACTTAGAGAATGCTTTACCTTCAAAAAGTTGGATGGACAGTTACGCTAAAAATAAGAAG GTCAATGCTCGGATTTTATTTGTCGATCCTTTTAGTAGAGCGATCGGTTTGACTATGAATCCATATCTTAGTCAAAATAAGGCTCCTCCTTTG CATACTAGGGTAGGCGAtatttatgagaatgcaaaaatAGTCAGAGTAGACAGAGGGTTGGGCATTCTGCTCGAGATCCCTTCTCCTCCTCAGTCTACTTCAGCATATGTTAGC GTATCAGATATTGCTGAAGGGGAAGGTCTTAAACTGGAAAAGAAGTTTAAGGAAGGAAATTGTGTACGTGTTAGGATTTTTGGGATCAGGCATTTGGAAGGGCTAGCTGTTGGAGTTTTGAAG GCTACTGCTTTTGAAGGATCGGTTTTTACCCACTCTGACGTCAAGCCTGGGATGGTGGTGAGAGCTAAGGTGTTAGTTGTCGATACCTTTGGTGCTATTGTTCAGTTTTCTGGTGGCGTAAAGGCCCTTTGTCCACTTCCACATATGTCTGAGTTTGAAATTGCAAAACCTCGAAAAAAGTTCAAG GTCGGAGCTGAGCTGGTGTTCCGTGTGCTTGGTTGCAAATCTAAGAGAATAACTGTCACCCACAAGAAGACACTT GTGAAGTCAAAACTCGCAATTATTAGCTTATATTCAGACGCTACTGATGGACTTATAACCCATGGGTGGATaaccaaaattgaaaaacatgGATGCTTTGTCCGGTTCTACAATGGTGTCCAAGGATTTGCTCCTAG ACATGAACTGGGGCTAGAACCTGGATCAGATCCAAGTTCAATGTATCACGTCGGACAAGTTGTCAAGTGCAGAGTAACTGGTTCTGTTCCTGCGGCACGAAGGATCAATCTAAGTTTTCTGATGAAGCCCGCGAG GATTTCTGAAGATGATATGGTCAGGTTGGGCAGCCTTGTTTCAGGAGTGGTCGAGGCAGTTAGTCCTCGTGGGGTTGTTATATATGTTAAGGCAAAAAGTTTCTTCAAGGGTACAATTCCTATTGAGCATTTGGCGGATCACCATG AGCATGCTATGTTAATGGAATCAGTGTTGAAGCCTGGATATGAGTTTCAGCAGCTCCTTGTTCTAG ACATTGAAGGAAACACTTTGTTACTTTCCGCAAAGAGTTCCCTCATCAACGCAGCTGCGGATCTTCCTTCTGATCTGCATCAAGTACATCCAAATTCGACTGTCCAT GGATACATCTGCAATATCATAGAGACAGGTTGCTTTGTTCGTTTCCTTGGCCGTTTGACTGGTTTCTCTCCAAGGAAAAAG GCGATGGATGCGCTGAGAGCGACTCCTTTGGAGGCCTTTTTCATCGGGCAGTCTGTTCGGAGTAACATACTTGAT GTTGACAATGAAACAGGTAGAATAACACTTTCCTTGAAGCAATCATGTTGCTCTTCGACCGATGCATCCTTGATTCAAGAATACTACTTCTCAGAGGATAAG ATTGCTAGGCTCCAATCTCCAACCTTAAGTGGAACTGAGCTAAAATGGGTCGAAAGATTCAAAATTGGCAGTATTGTTGAGGGAAAAGTCCAGGAGAAAAAAGATTATGGAGTGGTTGTCAGTTTCAACGACTATGCTGATGTACTTGGTTTTATTACTCACTATCAGT TAGGAGGCAGTTCTGTGGAAGTAGGATCTGTTGTTCAAGCTGCGGTTCTCGATGTTGCCAAAGTAGGGCGGCTTGTGGATTTGTCTCTAAAGCAAGTGTTTGTTAACAAGGTCAACAACGAAAGTTCTAATAGCCATGCTGAAAAGAAG aaGCGTAAGAGAGAAGCGAAAAAAAACGCAGAGCTGAATCAGACTGTCGCTGCAGTGGTAGAGATTGTGAAAGAAAATTATCTG gttctTGCAATTCCTGAGTGTAACTATGCTGTGGGATATGCACTGATATACGATTATAACACGCAAAAGGCCCCTCAGAGACAATTTTTGAATGGAGAAAG TGTCACTGCCACTGTTGTGGCACTTCCTACTCCTGCTACCATGGGAAGGttgctcttgcttctcaaatcTTTTGCTGATGTCAGCGCCACATCAAGTTCAAAGAAGGCTAGAAAAATGTTGAATTTCAATGTGGGATCTCTTGTACATGCTGAG ATTACTGGAATCAAGCCTCTTGAAATGCAACTAAAATTCGGGGTTCATCTGCATGGGAGAGTTCACATAACAGAG GTCAATGATGATAACTTTGTGGACAatccattaaaaaatttcaaagttgggCAAAAGCTAAGTGCCAGAATCATTGCAAAAGCTGACTCATCAAATAAGCGGACAAACAATCAGTGGGAGCTGTCTATAAAACCATCCTTACTTAGTG ATGCCCATGTAATTGGGGAAGATTTTGCTTCTGAAGATTTTAATATCACTGCTGGACAACGTGTCTCTGGTTATTTATATAAGGTGGATAGTGAATGGGCCTGGATATCCATATCTCGGCATGTGAAGGCTCAGCTGTTTGTTCTAGATAGTGCATGTGAAACAAGTGAACTTCAAAACTTCCAGAATCGCTTTAATGTGGGAAAAGTTTTTTCCGGATATGTTTTAAGCAGCAACAAGGAGAAAAAATTGTTGCGGTTGGTACCATGTCCTTTCTCAAATGGGAATTATCATGGTGAacagcaaaagattgatgattCGAGTGAGCAAAAGCTAAAAGATGACGTTACAGCACATATGCATGAAGGGGACATCCTGGGTGGCAGAATTTCCAAAATTCTTCCTGGTGTAGGTGGATTGGTTGTCCAGCTAGGCCCTTCAGTTTATGGTCGGGTTCACTATACTGAAATAACAGGCTCATGGGTGTCTGAACCGTTATCTGGGCATCATGAAGGACAATTTGTGAAATGCAAGGTCATTGAAATCTCTCACACAGCCCAGGGAAGTGTACATATCGATCTGTCTCTACGAGCTTCGCTGGATGGAATGGGTGTTCAGGGCACTGAGGATCTCTCTGACAG GAATGGTTATTGCAAACGTGTGGAAAAGATTGAGGAGCTACGTCCTAATATGGTTGTACAG GGTTATGTTAAAAATATGACGCCTAAAGGatgttttgttttgctttctcggaagattgatgcaaaaattCTCGTATCTAATTTGTCTGATGGGTATGTTAATAATCTGGAGAAAGAATTTCCTGTGGGAAAACTTGTCGAGGGCAG GGTGTTATCTGTGGAAACATTATCAAAGAGAGTTGAAGTTACTCTGAGAGCATCCAATGCAGCCAACAATGAAAGATCAAGAATTGACAGTTTATCGAGCCTGAAGATTGGAAGTATTGTATCTGGGCGAATAAGGCGAGTGGAGTCATACGGTCTTTTTGTCACCATCAACCAAACCAACTTG GTTGGACTATGTCATATATCGGAGCTCTCGGATGATCCTGTTGACAATATTGAATCTAAATACAAAGCAGGGGAGGAAGTTAGGGTGAAGATACTGAAG GTTGATGAGGAAAGACGCCGAATCTCTCTTGGGATGAAAAACTCATACTTCACAAGTGTCAATGGTATTCAACTACCTTCAGATGAGGAATCTGATGAATTAATTAGAGAAAATGGATATGGAGATGAAACCAAGCTGATGTTGCCATCCAGCGGTTCTCATGTGATCCAGCATGTGATCAGTAATAATGACAGTGAAGAAGATGCTGCTCTTGCACAAGCACAATCTAGAGCTTGGATTCCCCCACTTGAGGTCACTCTCGATGAAATTGAGCACCTAAATGAAGATAACACGATCATTCCAGAGGAAGGTCACAACAATGAGGTCAAAAACGTTGAGAAGAACaggaaacaaacaaagaagaaagagaaggaagagaggtCATTCTGCTATTAA